A single Triticum dicoccoides isolate Atlit2015 ecotype Zavitan chromosome 2A, WEW_v2.0, whole genome shotgun sequence DNA region contains:
- the LOC119353199 gene encoding putative F-box protein At4g22180, whose amino-acid sequence MKSGGTPENNRRIAEAAYFPPPSLGLCKSSKIDFAYTEACSLAWTMSLWSLAIHPAYLCSLVLRALPRLLRLTPSSLKKLCKHPPLIKTMEGASPELPQDILMGIFATLEIPDLLRAGSVCSSWRSAYSRLRSLGHYTRPQTPCLLYTSESAGESVACLYSLAEKRTYKLALPGPPIRNRHLIGSSQGLLVTVDDRSEMHLVNPITGEQINLPSVITVEHVKPIYNDSGALHQYEYSYHSAKMVYGPPSILALGELRNKLHHKAFVFSDTCNGYIVALIHNPASQLSVARAGDDSWIWLPPYTNYDDCIYKNGLLYAVTSFGQIHAFDLSSPVLTMKMITQELEPEDRFLNTYIVQAPWGNLLQVWRLCEHCDLEPEPGASVFWSTGKLKIYEVDASSGEKIKKISCLRDHVLFLGHNQSLCLTAQDYPALKGNHAYFTDDSVLWTRGLKNNPRDMGILDLGNNSREELFSPQLWSNCPAPVWITPNLRKMNLAFNE is encoded by the coding sequence ATGAAGTCCGGCGGTACGCCTGAGAATAATCGGCGCATCGCGGAAGCTGCGTATTTTCCTCCTCCGTCATTGGGTCTTTGCAAGTCGTCCAAGATTGATTTTGCCTATACGGAGGCCTGTAGCCTAGCCTGGACAATGAGCTTATGGAGTCTCGCTATACACCCAGCATATCTGTGCTCGCTAGTCCTCAGAGCTTTGCCTAGGCTGCTGCGCCTCACTCCAAGTTCACTGAAGAAATTGTGCAAGCATCCTCCACTGATCAAGACTATGGAGGGCGCATCGCCTGAGCTGCCTCAGGACATCTTGATGGGTATATTTGCCACCCTCGAGATCCCTGACCTCCTTCGTGCCGGCTCAGTCTGCTCCTCCTGGCGCTCCGCGTACTCCAGGCTCCGCAGCCTTGGGCACTACACGCGTCCCCAGACGCCGTGCCTCCTCTACACCTCTGAATCTGCCGGCGAGAGCGTTGCTTGCCTCTACAGCCTCGCGGAGAAGAGGACGTACAAGCTAGCTCTGCCAGGGCCACCCATCAGAAATAGGCATCTGATTGGGTCCTCGCAAGGTTTGCTTGTTACAGTTGATGACAGATCAGAGATGCACCTTGTCAATCCCATCACTGGTGAACAGATTAATCTCCCTTCAGTGATCACCGTTGAGCATGTGAAACCCATCTATAATGACTCTGGTGCTCTTCACCAGTACGAGTACTCATACCACTCCGCAAAAATGGTTTACGGTCCGCCATCAATTTTGGCTCTTGGAGAGCTGAGGAACAAGCTTCACCATAAAGCTTTCGTGTTTTCTGATACATGCAATGGATACATTGTGGCGCTCATACACAATCCAGCTAGTCAGCTCTCAGTTGCAAGGGCAGGGGATGATAGTTGGATATGGCTGCCACCATACACCAACTATGATGATTGCATTTACAAGAATGGCCTGCTGTACGCAGTCACTTCATTTGGGCAAATTCACGCTTTCGATCTAAGTAGCCCTGTTCTCACGATGAAGATGATTACACAGGAGCTAGAGCCTGAGGACCGGTTTCTGAATACTTACATTGTCCAAGCTCCATGGGGCAATCTTCTTCAAGTGTGGAGATTATGTGAGCACTGTGATTTAGAACCCGAGCCTGGGGCATCTGTGTTTTGGAGCACTGGAAAACTCAAAATATATGAAGTCGATGCTTCGTCAGGAGAGAAAATTAAGAAAATCAGTTGCTTGCGCGACCATGTGTTGTTTCTTGGGCACAATCAATCACTTTGTCTTACTGCTCAAGACTATCCCGCTCTCAAGGGAAACCATGCCTACTTTACCGATGACAGTGTGCTTTGGACAAGGGGACTCAAGAACAATCCCCGTGATATGGGAATTCTCGACTTGGGTAATAACAGCAGGGAGGAACTTTTTTCTCCCCAGCTTTGGTCCAACTGCCCGGCTCCTGTGTGGATTACACCCAATCTTAGAAAGATGAACCTGGCATTCAATGAATAG